In Solirubrobacterales bacterium, the DNA window AGAAAGCGATCCGGGCCAGCCGGTCCCGGGTCAGCCGGACCGTGACCCCGGCCCGTTCCAGGGCGTTTCTCAGCGCTCCGACCTCGATCCGGTCGGAGGCCCCCGCGGCCCGTTGCCTGGCGAAATCGAGAAAGGCGGGAACCGGCATGTAAGCCGGATCCGGGAGCGGCTCGCCGTAGGTCAGACTCGCCACCCTGGAACCCTGGCCGATGTCGAGCATGGTCTGGGCCGGGCTCACCCGTCCCATGCCGGCACTGATCAGACCGCGGGCCCATCTCGAGGAATCGAGGGTCGACAGGTCACTCGCCGGCGGCACCAGGATCACGGACACCGAACGGGATGCCGAACCGCTGGGACTCTCCCCCGTTCCAGCCCGGGAACTGTCCGCAAGAGTGCCGAGCAGCAGGAGCAGCGTCGCGGACAGAATCAGGCAGACCCGGACCAGCCACGGGTACGCCCTTGCCATTTTCAGATCAGCCACCAAATCCCGGTTCCGGAGTTGAACCGGAACCCAATCGCCTCAAACGGTCACTTGGACCGGAAACCCGGGCCGGGAAGAGTGCGGATTGTCGCAGCCGGACTCAGGCCGCGACCTGACGCGACTCCAGGTGACGGATGACCTTGCGCTTGACCCGCTGGAGTGCGTTGTCGACCGTCTTGGTGTCGCACTCGAGCAGTCCTGCCACCTCTTCGTAGGAGCGATCTTCCAGGTAGTGGCCGAGAACCGCCGACTCCATCTCGGACAGGCTGCCCTTGAGCGAGGAGACAAGGCAGGCCAGTTCCTCCGATGAGATCGCCTGATTGGCCGGATCGAAGCAGGACGGGCCCGGGAGGATCTCCTCCATGGTGGTGTCGCTGTCCCCGGATGCGGCCGGAGACTGCCCGAACGAGACGTACTGATTGAGCGGAGCGTGCTTGTTCCGGGTGGCAGACTTGACCGCGGTGATGATCTGCCTGGTGATGCAGAGCTCGGCGAAACTGCGAAAGCTCGATTCACGGTCACTGCGGTAGTCCCTGATCGCCTTGTGCAGCCCGAGCAACCCCTCCTGGACCAGGTCCTCGGAGTCTCCTCCGACCAGAAAGTAGGATGAGGCCTTGAGTCGCACGAACTTCTGGTAGCGCCTGATCAGGTGATCCGAGGCACGCAGGTCACCCGCCTTCGCCCTGGCGACCATGACCTGATCATCAGTCTCGGGTTTAGGTTGAGGGTATGACCGGAAAAACTCCGATCGGGCGTCGATACCGCGCTTTGATACTGGATTTGAGGTCGGGGTGGTCACCGCACATTCTCCTCTTGAAGAAGGCCTGTGACGCCACTTACCTCCCCTGGACGCCCTGTTCTAACGGATGAATCTCACACTCAAGTCGAGCTTCACCCTTTATCTGTCGATTAGTTTACGCATTCGCAGAGTTCTGTCAACCCCTCCCTGGGAATCTGCAATTGCCGTTGCATCCTGAGGCTGCCCTCCAAGGCCCCATCCCCAATCGCCAGTGCTGTCGATCGGGGACCCGTTTGGGCTCCAACCGCCAGCACTACCGATCCGGGCCCGGGGGTCTGGGGGCCGGGGTCCGGCACCCGGGGGGTCCGGCGCACCGGGAACCGGGGTCAAGGCCAACTCCAACCGCCAGTGCTATCGATCGGAGACCCGTTTGGGCTCCAACCGCCAGCACTACCGATCCGGGCCCGGGGGTGCCCGGGTCAGGACCGGCGTTGACGGACCGCTTCGAAGAGCAGGACCGAGGCTGCCGCCGAGACGTTGAGTGAGTCCGTCCTTCCGGCCTGCGGGATTGCCACCAGCCCGTCGCAGGAAGCAGCCACCCGGGGCCGCAGACCCTTCTCCTCGGTGCCCATGACCAGCACCGTGGATCCGGTCAGATCGACCTGCCAGGGGGTTGAATCCGCGGTTCCGTCCGCACCCCAGACCCAGAAACCGGCGGACTTGGCGGCGGTGATCCAGTCGCTCACGTTCCGCACCCTGGCGATCGCCAGGTGCTCGACCGCCCCGGCCGCGGCCTTCGCGGCGGCAGCGGTGACGGTAGCCGCCCGACGCTCGGGGATGACCACCCCGGCCGCCCCGGCAACCTCGGCCGATCGGCAGACCGCTCCGAGGTTGCGCGGATCCTGGATCTGGTCCAGGACCACGATCAACGCGTCGTCCCCGATCAGAAGCTCATCCCCACCCACATACGGGTAAGGGTCCACCTCGGCGACCACACCCTGATGGTCGGGTGAACCGCAGAGATCGGTCAGTTGATCCGGTGAGCTTTCGGGGGTTCGCCAGATCCGGTGCACGCGGCGCCGTCCCCGTCCGGCTTCCTCCACCGGCCGCCGCCCGTAGATCATCTCCGTTCGGCCCTCCGCCATCTGCCCGTCACTCCCCGGTACGCGGCACGAGCGTGGCACCACCGGCCCCGTCCCTGACCTCCCAGCCGAGTCCGGCCAGCCGCTCACGGATCCGGTCGGCGAGCTCCCACTCCTTGCCGGCGCGGGCGAGTTCCCGTTCCTTGAGCAGGGCCAGCGCCTCTTCGTCCGGGCCGCCCCCCTCGTCGGCGGCGAGCGACCCCAGCCCGACCAGTTCAAGCAATCCGGCGACCGCGGTACCGGCCCCGGCGACCCGGGACTGATTGCTCTGCCGGACCAGTTCGAAAAGCTCGCTCATCGCCCGAGGCGTGTTGAAGTCGTCCGCCAGGGCATCCCGGAACCGATCCGCGGCGGAAGCTGCAGCCGGTTCCGGCTCCTCGCCGGGCGGGTTCTCACGCAGGAAGTTCCGCAGTCGCTCCACCCTGGCCGCCGCCTCCTCAAGCTGCGCCTCGCCGAAAGCGAGCGGCTGGCGGTAGTGGCCGGAGATCAGGTAGGAGACCACGACCTCCGGGCCAAACCGATCGAGAGCTTCCGAGAGCTGGAAGATGTTCCCTTCGGACTTGGACATCTTCAGCGCGTCGGTCTCGAGCATCCCGTTATGCATCCAGATCCGGGCCAGCGGCCTTCCCCGGGCCGCCTCAGACTGGGCGATCTCGTTTTCGTGATGAGGAAAGACCAGGTCGGATCCACCCCCGTGGATCGCGAAGGGCAGCTCCCCGAGTTCGTTTTCAGCCATGGCAGAACACTCGATGTGCCAGCCGGGGCGACCGGGTCCCCAGGGCGACTCCCAGCTTGTGTCCTCACCCTCCTTCCGGCCCTTCCAGAGGGCGAAATCGAGCGGATCCCGCTTGCGGGTCGAGGCGTCGTCGCCCTCCCCCTGCTCCATGTCCTCGGTCGGCCGGTGGGAGAGCTTCCCGTAGCCCGCGAAACTGCGAACCGCGAAGTACACGTCTCCGGCGGACTCGTAAGCGTGACCGGACTCGACCAGATCGGCGATCAGGTCGATGATCGGGCCGACCGTCTCGGTGGCCAGCGGCTCCGCATCCGGCCGGCCCAGCCCGAGCCGGGAGGTATCCTCAAAGTAGAACCCGGTCATCTCGCGGGCCAGATCCGGGGAGCCCACCCCCCGCTGCCGGGCGGCGTCATAGATCTTGTCGTTGATGTCGGTGACGTTGATCGCCAGACGGGTCCGGTAGCCCTCGCTGCGAAGGAATCGTGCCAGCAGGGAGAAGACCACGAAGGGTCTCGCGTTGCCGATGTGGATGCGGCTGTAGACGGTCGGGCCACAGGCGTAGATACCGATCTCTTCGGCCGGGTCGAGCGGGCAGAGCTCGCCGCTCATCGTGTCCCTGATCCTGACCGTACGCATGCCCACCCCGGACAACTGCTCAGAAGGTGCGATACCCGCCGGACCCGGGTCCACCCCGCCGCCGCGGACCGCGAGCTTCGTCGTCGGGTGAATCCTGTCCGGGGGTCGACCGCTCCCACTCGGGTGCCGTGCTGGAAGCGGCACGAAGAGCTTCCTGGCGGGCCCGATCGGCGGCCGACTGAACCTCGTCCTCGGCCGACTGCCGGGCCAGCTCGGCCCGGCGTTCCGCCTCACGACGGATCCGGGCGTCCTCGTCCTCAAGACGTTCCTCGGCCCGGCGGCGGGCCTTGTCCTCGGCCTCGTTGCCGAAACGCTCGATCAGCGCCTCGACCCGTTCCGCCGCCTCGCGCCGGATCCGCTCGGTTCCCTCCATCACCCGCTGGTCGATCTCGGCCTCGATCTCGGCGATCCGCTGACGGGCGAGCTGCTCGAACTCGTTCGCGTGGGCCTCGGCCTGGGCGGCCCGGTCCTGGGCCTTCTTCACCCGTTCCTCGTAGGCCTCGATCCGGCCCTGGGCTTCCCGCTCGGCCGCGTGGCGGGCCTCCCGGGCCAACCGTTCCGCGGTTTCCTCGAGGTGTCGGGTCCGGGCGGCGAGCCGCTCCTCACCCTCGGCTGCGACCTTGGCCATCGCCTCCTCGCGGCCGTCACGCTCCTCGTTCAGGGTGCCCTGTATCCGTTTCAGTTCCGCCTCGACCCGGGCCTGTGCCTCGCGCTGATCGGAGTCGCGCTTGGCCAGCGACTCGGCCTCGGTTTCGGCCTTCACCCGGGCCTCGCGGGCTTCCTCGATCTTCTCTCGCGCTTCGGCGCTCAGCTTCCGCAGGGTGTCGCGGGCCTTGGACTTGATCTCCTCCCGGGCCTCGGCCACCTCGCGGGCGGCCTGTGCCCTGGCGGCCTCGATCCGCTTGTCGGCAGTTTCGGCGAACCGGGTCGCCTCGGTGGCCTTCTGCTCGGATCGTTTCGCCTGTTCAACCGTCTCGCGGGCGGTCTCGAGTGCCTTGAGCTCCGCTTCGCGGGCAGCGATCTCGGCTTCTCTGGCCCGGGTTTCGCTGGCCGTCAGTTCCTTCGCCAGCGACTCGATCCGGGAGTTCAGCCGCTTCGAGGCTTCCCCCACCGCACCGAGCTCGGACGGCAGCCCGTTCTCCTTTGCGTCTGTTCCAGACGCCTTCTCCTCCGACGAAGCCGGGGTCGAATCGCTCATCGTCCGCCCAAACTTA includes these proteins:
- the cysS gene encoding cysteine--tRNA ligase yields the protein MSGELCPLDPAEEIGIYACGPTVYSRIHIGNARPFVVFSLLARFLRSEGYRTRLAINVTDINDKIYDAARQRGVGSPDLAREMTGFYFEDTSRLGLGRPDAEPLATETVGPIIDLIADLVESGHAYESAGDVYFAVRSFAGYGKLSHRPTEDMEQGEGDDASTRKRDPLDFALWKGRKEGEDTSWESPWGPGRPGWHIECSAMAENELGELPFAIHGGGSDLVFPHHENEIAQSEAARGRPLARIWMHNGMLETDALKMSKSEGNIFQLSEALDRFGPEVVVSYLISGHYRQPLAFGEAQLEEAAARVERLRNFLRENPPGEEPEPAAASAADRFRDALADDFNTPRAMSELFELVRQSNQSRVAGAGTAVAGLLELVGLGSLAADEGGGPDEEALALLKERELARAGKEWELADRIRERLAGLGWEVRDGAGGATLVPRTGE
- the sigH gene encoding RNA polymerase sporulation sigma factor SigH, with protein sequence MVARAKAGDLRASDHLIRRYQKFVRLKASSYFLVGGDSEDLVQEGLLGLHKAIRDYRSDRESSFRSFAELCITRQIITAVKSATRNKHAPLNQYVSFGQSPAASGDSDTTMEEILPGPSCFDPANQAISSEELACLVSSLKGSLSEMESAVLGHYLEDRSYEEVAGLLECDTKTVDNALQRVKRKVIRHLESRQVAA
- the rlmB gene encoding 23S rRNA (guanosine(2251)-2'-O)-methyltransferase RlmB, giving the protein MAEGRTEMIYGRRPVEEAGRGRRRVHRIWRTPESSPDQLTDLCGSPDHQGVVAEVDPYPYVGGDELLIGDDALIVVLDQIQDPRNLGAVCRSAEVAGAAGVVIPERRAATVTAAAAKAAAGAVEHLAIARVRNVSDWITAAKSAGFWVWGADGTADSTPWQVDLTGSTVLVMGTEEKGLRPRVAASCDGLVAIPQAGRTDSLNVSAAASVLLFEAVRQRRS